The following are encoded together in the Kribbella voronezhensis genome:
- a CDS encoding DUF7158 domain-containing protein, with amino-acid sequence MTATLQHGHGHGHGHGHGAEHAPPEVMGYLNGEPVPRRLLDDRLATLRASDIACVLPRQDSREGRQLARWVAQVVLTEQLCIDELARREDVVPQTPAKPLDVSTAIAVGSITAAAIACSEPVRRLAALVSQDVRIPRAQLEYAADVLGEEPPSDPDVPVARWHAELLDSARLESFARWLNAALHERVRLVHGLEHPGDSSQPDNLHRH; translated from the coding sequence GTGACGGCCACCCTCCAGCACGGCCATGGTCACGGTCATGGACATGGTCACGGCGCGGAGCACGCACCGCCGGAGGTGATGGGATATCTGAACGGCGAGCCCGTACCGCGGAGGTTGCTCGACGACCGTCTTGCCACACTCCGTGCGAGCGACATCGCCTGCGTACTGCCTCGACAGGACAGCCGAGAGGGTCGCCAGCTCGCCCGCTGGGTCGCCCAGGTCGTCCTCACCGAGCAGCTATGCATCGACGAACTGGCCCGCCGCGAGGACGTAGTACCGCAAACCCCCGCGAAGCCCTTGGACGTCTCCACCGCGATCGCGGTCGGCTCGATCACCGCTGCCGCCATCGCCTGCTCAGAGCCCGTACGCCGGTTGGCCGCCCTGGTCAGCCAGGACGTGCGGATCCCCCGCGCTCAGCTCGAGTACGCGGCAGACGTCCTCGGCGAGGAGCCACCGAGCGACCCGGACGTACCGGTCGCCCGCTGGCACGCCGAGTTGCTGGACAGTGCCCGGCTGGAGTCGTTCGCTCGCTGGCTGAATGCGGCCCTGCACGAACGGGTCCGGCTGGTGCACGGCCTCGAGCATCCGGGCGACAGCTCTCAACCTGACAATCTGCACCGGCACTGA
- a CDS encoding ROK family protein — MSDEAVTVLGIDIGGTKMAAAIVSADGRLVREDRIPTPAGDADQVFAALGELIDRIRDDATPAAVGIGSAGPLDQQYGLVSPVNIAGWRNFPLVDRVRDLVGGVPVRLGVDGHCFALGEFWTGAGRTVDNLLGIVVSTGVGAGLVLDGKPLLGQSGNAAHLGHMVVDLDGEACACGSFGCVETYASGPRMVARAKRRGWRSDEAVDAAVLSADAAAGDEIALAVFDDGAQALAAGIVATAVTVDLTTVVIGGGVAKAGPVLFDPVQRWVKRFAQLPFVAELTVVPAQLPNAGLIGAARLGRDALEPAGLATAGQSDRSPRPGAGSGNDPRLGQPTTVDASG; from the coding sequence ATGAGCGACGAGGCAGTGACCGTACTCGGCATCGACATCGGCGGCACCAAGATGGCCGCCGCGATCGTTTCCGCCGACGGCCGGCTGGTCCGCGAGGACCGGATCCCGACACCGGCCGGCGATGCGGACCAGGTGTTCGCCGCGTTGGGTGAGCTGATCGACCGGATCCGTGACGACGCCACCCCGGCGGCGGTCGGGATCGGGTCGGCCGGGCCGCTCGACCAGCAGTACGGTCTGGTCTCGCCGGTGAACATCGCCGGCTGGCGGAACTTCCCGCTGGTGGACCGGGTGCGCGACCTGGTCGGCGGCGTACCGGTCAGGCTCGGGGTCGACGGTCACTGTTTCGCGCTCGGTGAGTTCTGGACCGGGGCCGGGCGCACCGTCGACAACCTGCTCGGCATCGTGGTCTCCACCGGAGTCGGCGCCGGCCTCGTGCTCGACGGGAAGCCGCTGCTCGGCCAGTCGGGCAATGCGGCCCACCTCGGTCACATGGTGGTGGACCTCGATGGCGAAGCGTGTGCGTGCGGGTCGTTCGGCTGTGTCGAGACGTACGCCAGCGGGCCGCGGATGGTGGCCCGGGCGAAGCGGCGCGGCTGGCGAAGCGACGAGGCCGTCGATGCGGCCGTGCTGTCCGCCGACGCGGCCGCCGGCGACGAGATCGCGCTGGCCGTCTTCGACGACGGCGCCCAAGCGCTTGCCGCAGGCATCGTCGCGACCGCGGTCACCGTGGACCTGACCACGGTGGTGATCGGTGGCGGGGTGGCGAAGGCCGGACCGGTGTTGTTCGACCCGGTCCAGCGGTGGGTGAAGCGCTTCGCGCAGTTACCGTTCGTCGCCGAACTGACCGTCGTACCGGCGCAGCTTCCCAATGCCGGCCTGATCGGAGCCGCCCGGCTCGGCCGGGACGCACTGGAACCGGCCGGTCTCGCAACTGCCGGACAATCTGACAGAAGCCCGCGACCGGGTGCCGGCTCCGGCAACGATCCCAGGTTGGGGCAACCAACCACGGTGGATGCCTCCGGGTAG